The following proteins are encoded in a genomic region of Ignavibacteriota bacterium:
- a CDS encoding carbon-nitrogen hydrolase family protein, with the protein MRLILTQPQLRAFDTVGNLAALREALAPYRGTCAADDIIVLPEHFAFEGDADGYRAAVSAIAAEWGCHVVGGSHHETREGRRLNTGIAVSPAGDIVGRYDKLRPYSDERAHVEPGELLGEFRIGDASVLVLVCADFWFGDLFYRTGETPDLVLVPALSVTRKSTPDYSRDLWRHLAVARAYEFGLYVGISDWGHPSALPKLFTSGVGGFADPTGLDPNRFFTATADAAARAFEVDLPALRIFREDRKARGFFWKNNPGM; encoded by the coding sequence ATGCGTCTGATACTGACACAACCCCAACTGCGCGCTTTCGACACTGTGGGCAACCTCGCTGCTCTGCGTGAGGCGCTCGCGCCATATCGTGGTACTTGTGCTGCCGACGACATCATTGTGCTCCCGGAACACTTCGCCTTCGAGGGTGACGCGGATGGATACAGGGCGGCTGTCTCTGCTATCGCGGCTGAGTGGGGCTGCCATGTTGTGGGTGGTTCGCACCATGAGACACGCGAAGGACGGCGGCTGAATACGGGCATTGCCGTGTCGCCCGCGGGCGATATTGTAGGCCGCTACGACAAGCTTCGCCCCTATTCCGACGAGCGCGCACATGTGGAGCCGGGGGAGTTGCTCGGTGAATTCCGCATCGGGGACGCGTCCGTACTTGTACTCGTCTGCGCCGACTTCTGGTTTGGTGATTTGTTCTACCGGACCGGGGAGACACCCGACCTCGTGCTTGTGCCGGCGCTTTCGGTGACACGGAAAAGCACGCCCGATTATTCGCGCGACCTGTGGCGGCATCTCGCGGTGGCGCGTGCGTATGAGTTCGGCCTCTATGTCGGCATCAGCGACTGGGGGCATCCCTCAGCGCTTCCGAAACTTTTTACGAGCGGTGTCGGCGGATTCGCGGATCCAACCGGCCTCGACCCGAATCGGTTTTTTACCGCCACCGCCGATGCAGCCGCCCGCGCCTTCGAGGTCGACCTTCCGGCCCTACGGATCTTTCGCGAGGATCGGAAGGCCAGAGGGTTTTTTTGGAAGAACAACCCGGGGATGTGA
- a CDS encoding efflux RND transporter permease subunit, with protein MIERIIDFSARNRFLVLLAYFFVVAAGIWALLRTPLDAIPDLSENQVIVFTEWMGRSPQLVEDQVTYPLVTALQGVPEVEAIRAQSMFGMSFVYVIFNEGADVYWARSRVLEKLAAVQSAMPPGARLQIGPDGTGVGHVYWYTVEGARDLGTLRAIQDWYIKLNLQGVQGVAEVASVGGFVTQYQIDVDPAALRAYSLDMGQIRAAVQRANNDVGGKLIEQSDAESFIRGQGYIRSVEDIETIAVTTGSGGTPVLLRDVATVQLGGDIRRGSLEKNGEGQAVGGIVVMRYGENAREVIERVKQRLEEIRAGLPEGVTIRMAYDRTELIDAAVGTLKSALVEEAVVVSLIVLIFLLHVRSVLRVIIEIPVAALIAFIFMHLFNITSNIMSLGGIAIAIGVIVDASIVLVENAHRNVASAQALKGALSREDYFEISIRSAKQVGPAIFFSVAIMVVSFLPVFLLEGQEGKLFRPLAYTKTFVLAGSAVIAITLVPVLMTLLTRGNFRGEEKNPVTRVLNAIYRPIVVWVLRWRKTTIAINILALLVTIPLMSNIGSEFMPPLDEQSLLFMPVTLPNASITEVNRIMQVQDAIIRSVPEVDLVLGKAGKAETSTDPAPVSMIESIILLKPRSQWRPGLTKDDIIAELDAKLQIPGVRNGWTQPIINRINMLATGVRTDLGVKIFGSSLDTLEQIAIAAERILRDIPGAADLYAERTQGGQFLDITIDRAAVARHGVAIADVQDVIETAIGGENLGQVFDGRRRFPIRARFMRELRDNIPAIAELPVPVRGDASSAATVTGQAGGSVITTQGTGGGGMSSMGGMPAAAPATASIGLSGSPSGFDRASVSRRAYVPLKELATLRLVPGPSMIASENAQLRSIVFLNVRGRDMGGFVEEAKQTLRERLSLPAGYTLQWSGQWENQIRARQRLTILMPIVLLLIFVMLYLITKDFAEAFVVMLSVPFALIGGVYLIAILGYNFSVAVWVGFIALYGLAVETGVVMVVYLHEALDTRIRSWRRGERGDITRDDIIEASIEGSVLRLRPKLMTVATSLIGLIPIMWSAGVGADVMKPLAAPLIGGLVTSTIHVLVVTPILFSWMKERALRRGTLEESKMAGWMKEG; from the coding sequence GTTGGTCACCGCCCTGCAGGGTGTGCCCGAGGTCGAGGCGATACGCGCACAGTCCATGTTCGGCATGTCGTTCGTGTACGTCATTTTCAACGAGGGAGCCGACGTGTACTGGGCGCGCAGCCGTGTCCTTGAGAAACTCGCGGCAGTGCAGTCGGCGATGCCGCCAGGCGCACGGCTGCAGATAGGTCCAGACGGGACTGGCGTGGGACATGTGTACTGGTACACCGTCGAAGGCGCGCGCGATCTCGGCACCTTGCGCGCGATTCAGGACTGGTACATCAAACTGAATCTGCAAGGAGTGCAGGGTGTGGCCGAGGTCGCATCGGTCGGCGGCTTTGTCACGCAGTATCAAATAGACGTCGATCCTGCGGCGCTGCGCGCGTACAGTCTCGACATGGGACAGATCCGCGCCGCGGTGCAGAGAGCGAACAACGACGTGGGCGGCAAGCTGATCGAGCAGTCCGACGCCGAATCCTTCATCCGCGGACAGGGCTACATCCGTTCGGTGGAGGATATCGAAACTATCGCCGTGACTACCGGATCCGGAGGCACGCCTGTGCTGCTGCGTGATGTGGCGACGGTGCAGCTCGGCGGCGATATCCGCCGCGGCTCACTCGAGAAAAACGGTGAAGGCCAGGCAGTCGGCGGCATCGTGGTGATGCGTTACGGAGAAAACGCACGCGAGGTGATCGAGAGGGTCAAACAGCGGCTCGAGGAAATCCGCGCGGGGCTTCCCGAGGGTGTGACAATCCGGATGGCGTACGACCGCACCGAACTCATCGACGCCGCGGTCGGCACGTTGAAGAGTGCACTCGTCGAGGAGGCCGTGGTGGTCTCGCTTATCGTGCTGATCTTTCTTCTGCACGTGCGAAGCGTGCTGCGCGTGATCATCGAGATTCCCGTCGCGGCGCTCATCGCTTTCATCTTCATGCATCTGTTCAACATCACCTCGAACATCATGTCGCTCGGAGGCATCGCCATCGCGATCGGGGTTATTGTGGATGCTTCCATCGTACTCGTCGAGAATGCGCACCGCAATGTTGCGAGCGCGCAGGCGTTGAAGGGCGCGCTCAGCAGAGAGGATTATTTCGAAATTTCGATCCGGTCTGCAAAACAGGTCGGCCCCGCGATTTTCTTCTCCGTCGCGATCATGGTCGTGAGTTTCCTCCCGGTATTCCTTCTTGAAGGGCAGGAGGGAAAACTGTTCCGTCCGCTCGCATACACCAAGACCTTCGTGCTGGCGGGATCGGCGGTTATAGCGATCACTCTCGTGCCCGTCCTCATGACACTGCTCACACGCGGAAACTTCCGCGGCGAGGAAAAAAATCCGGTCACACGTGTGCTTAACGCGATCTACCGTCCCATCGTGGTGTGGGTCTTGCGGTGGCGGAAAACAACCATCGCCATCAACATACTCGCGCTGTTGGTGACGATACCGCTGATGTCGAACATCGGGTCGGAGTTCATGCCGCCGCTCGATGAACAGAGTCTGTTGTTTATGCCCGTCACGCTCCCCAACGCGTCGATCACCGAGGTAAACCGCATCATGCAGGTTCAGGATGCGATCATCCGTTCCGTTCCTGAAGTGGATCTCGTGCTGGGCAAGGCGGGCAAGGCCGAGACGTCCACCGATCCCGCTCCGGTAAGCATGATCGAATCCATCATCCTTCTGAAACCGCGCTCGCAATGGCGACCGGGATTGACGAAGGACGACATCATCGCCGAACTCGACGCGAAGCTGCAGATTCCGGGTGTGCGCAACGGGTGGACGCAGCCGATCATCAACCGAATCAACATGCTTGCGACCGGCGTGCGCACCGATCTCGGCGTGAAAATATTCGGCAGTTCGCTCGACACGCTCGAGCAGATCGCGATTGCCGCCGAGCGGATACTGCGCGACATACCCGGCGCGGCGGATCTGTACGCCGAGCGCACACAGGGCGGACAGTTCCTCGACATCACCATCGACAGGGCCGCCGTGGCACGGCACGGTGTCGCCATCGCCGATGTGCAGGACGTGATAGAAACCGCCATCGGCGGCGAGAACCTCGGCCAGGTGTTTGACGGACGCAGGCGTTTCCCGATTCGCGCGCGCTTTATGCGTGAATTGCGTGACAACATCCCGGCCATCGCCGAGCTTCCCGTACCCGTGCGCGGAGATGCGTCATCAGCAGCAACTGTTACGGGGCAGGCCGGCGGATCCGTAATCACAACCCAGGGCACAGGAGGTGGCGGTATGTCGAGCATGGGCGGAATGCCGGCGGCGGCACCGGCCACGGCCTCCATCGGCCTGTCCGGATCTCCTTCCGGCTTCGATCGCGCCTCGGTATCGCGACGCGCGTATGTGCCGCTCAAGGAACTGGCGACGCTGCGGCTTGTGCCGGGACCCTCGATGATCGCGAGCGAAAACGCCCAGTTGCGCTCGATCGTATTCCTCAATGTGCGCGGCCGGGATATGGGCGGTTTTGTCGAGGAGGCCAAACAAACCCTGCGAGAGCGGCTTTCGCTGCCCGCGGGATATACGCTGCAATGGAGCGGTCAGTGGGAAAACCAGATCCGCGCGCGGCAGCGTCTCACGATATTGATGCCCATAGTGCTGCTGCTGATCTTTGTGATGTTGTACCTGATCACCAAGGACTTTGCGGAGGCCTTTGTGGTGATGCTCTCCGTGCCTTTTGCACTCATCGGCGGCGTGTACCTCATCGCCATCCTCGGATATAATTTTTCCGTGGCGGTATGGGTCGGATTTATTGCGCTGTACGGTCTGGCGGTGGAGACGGGCGTGGTGATGGTCGTGTATCTGCACGAGGCGCTCGACACACGCATCCGTTCATGGCGCCGAGGAGAGCGCGGTGATATAACACGAGACGATATCATCGAGGCGAGCATCGAAGGATCCGTTTTGCGGCTGCGGCCCAAACTCATGACCGTGGCCACCAGTCTCATCGGACTCATCCCGATCATGTGGAGCGCGGGCGTCGGCGCCGATGTGATGAAACCTCTCGCGGCCCCTCTTATCGGGGGACTGGTGACGTCCACGATTCACGTGCTTGTCGTGACGCCCATCCTCTTCTCGTGGATGAAGGAGCGGGCGCTGCGTCGCGGCACTCTCGAGGAATCGAAAATGGCCGGTTGGATGAAGGAAGGATAA
- a CDS encoding MBOAT family protein, with translation MSGLLFILPLIAAALLSHALPARWVRPLTTAVGLLFAASYGIPGFLVLSAMGTAAWLAARVVRDTMRRHRRLIAIVASAAILTPLVFAKDYLGLATPLASLLGWSTGSAAEDAHSAFVIVGLSFYSFRALALLLDAYHGRLPEPPSLRDAALYLFFFPQFLAGPIERPAPFFAALSAPRSELYRQLADGIILITVGVFMKVVIADRLALYTDAVFSNPSGAGTVRLWLGMYLYAVQLYCDFSGYTNIAIGLSLMLGFRPAVNFRQPYMATSIADFWTRWHISLSFWLRDFVFLPIAYASGRRAAPLLRTPFARDFVSYAAAASVTMVLCGLWHGAGGPFLLWGLLHGAYLTASRSTKKLRQRVWTRAGFSASHPFRRFVAVFITFHLVSLAWVIFRSESFETARGFLSEMISLTHMDTSFRDGLRAVDIYWSMMFAAMIGAVQYLQERKSLLPALAAAPIVVRWAIYILLVLAIETFVPVYGLTRFAYVVF, from the coding sequence ATGTCCGGGTTGCTGTTCATACTCCCGCTCATCGCAGCCGCGCTGCTGAGTCACGCCCTGCCCGCTCGCTGGGTGCGGCCTCTGACCACGGCTGTGGGATTGCTGTTTGCCGCGTCATACGGAATACCGGGTTTTCTCGTTCTTAGTGCGATGGGTACAGCCGCATGGCTCGCGGCCCGAGTCGTGCGTGACACGATGCGGCGACACAGACGACTGATCGCGATTGTGGCATCGGCCGCCATTCTGACTCCGCTCGTTTTTGCGAAGGATTACCTCGGTCTTGCGACACCGCTCGCGAGTCTATTGGGTTGGAGCACTGGATCGGCAGCGGAGGATGCCCATTCAGCGTTTGTCATCGTGGGCCTGTCCTTCTACTCGTTCCGCGCACTTGCGTTACTCCTCGATGCATATCACGGCCGGCTTCCGGAGCCTCCGTCGCTGCGTGATGCCGCGTTGTATCTTTTTTTCTTCCCGCAATTTCTCGCCGGTCCTATCGAGAGGCCCGCTCCGTTTTTCGCGGCGCTGAGCGCACCACGATCCGAACTCTACAGACAGCTCGCCGATGGTATTATACTCATTACCGTCGGGGTCTTCATGAAGGTCGTGATTGCCGACCGGCTGGCGCTCTACACCGACGCTGTGTTCAGCAATCCGTCGGGGGCGGGCACCGTGCGCCTCTGGCTGGGAATGTACCTGTACGCCGTCCAGCTCTATTGCGATTTCTCCGGGTACACGAATATCGCCATCGGTCTCAGTTTAATGCTGGGCTTTCGTCCAGCCGTCAATTTCAGACAGCCGTACATGGCGACGAGTATTGCCGATTTCTGGACGCGCTGGCACATATCGCTGTCGTTCTGGCTGCGCGATTTTGTGTTTCTACCCATCGCGTATGCTTCCGGCCGGCGTGCCGCGCCGCTGTTGCGGACTCCGTTCGCGCGCGACTTTGTATCGTACGCTGCAGCAGCGAGTGTCACCATGGTGCTGTGTGGATTATGGCACGGCGCAGGCGGACCGTTTCTGCTCTGGGGTTTGCTCCACGGTGCCTATCTCACCGCATCGCGCTCCACAAAAAAACTGCGTCAGCGTGTATGGACGCGGGCGGGATTTTCAGCGTCGCATCCTTTCAGACGTTTCGTCGCTGTTTTTATCACCTTCCATCTGGTGAGTCTTGCGTGGGTGATATTCCGCTCCGAATCCTTCGAGACTGCAAGAGGTTTTCTATCGGAGATGATATCCCTCACGCACATGGACACGTCGTTCCGTGATGGTTTGCGCGCGGTGGATATCTACTGGTCGATGATGTTCGCGGCAATGATAGGCGCAGTCCAATACTTGCAGGAACGAAAATCGTTATTACCGGCTCTCGCCGCAGCTCCGATTGTTGTACGCTGGGCAATATACATCCTGCTTGTGCTGGCCATCGAAACATTTGTACCCGTATACGGGCTCACTCGCTTTGCCTATGTCGTCTTCTGA